Proteins from a single region of Paenibacillus sp. BIHB 4019:
- a CDS encoding M56 family metallopeptidase, whose product MSELFLSVLNMSLTASYVILVVILIRLLLKKAPKVISYALWGVAAFRLVVPVTFESVFSLLPRNGDRNPIPQASMPQQSSQINSGIEAVDAIAGGTIPAMAVQDSVNPLQIYIQLGSYIWVLCMLVLLIYSLASVFVLKKQLRNAQRVERNIYEAANLKTPFVLGIIRPNIYLPVGLHATERSYIVLHEQTHIKRLDHIIKPAAFLLLSVHWFNPLVWVAFILMSRDMEFSCDERVLKKMDFDVAIKKSYAKSLLSLAADKPIMNGNPLAFGEGNVKGRIKNVLHYRKPKFWLFVFSIIIMLTVGIGLIANPVIKGRDALEQITGSENIPSAEEVSLARPEKSAAELLKDLANQRFSINGNHISEDDQETVAAFGKAFVNLYTGAVAEQETVSFRNYISNENLLKYTNTMLELEQRKELKGAIRVHFGLENEFQEAEFKKMDGNLYYVSLPFSNQGSGMNVKMLVQAEDKALKIIDFYFGNKDGVDTIVTGHPADRKLHDPKRWDDQVWVDGVFEKLEKIEI is encoded by the coding sequence ATGAGCGAGCTATTTCTGTCTGTTTTAAACATGAGCCTTACAGCGAGCTATGTCATTCTTGTTGTCATATTAATCAGGCTGCTGCTTAAAAAAGCCCCGAAGGTCATCTCTTATGCTTTATGGGGAGTGGCAGCTTTCCGGCTTGTCGTTCCAGTCACATTTGAGAGTGTATTTAGTCTGTTGCCAAGGAACGGGGATCGAAATCCAATACCTCAAGCTAGTATGCCTCAGCAAAGTTCGCAGATTAATAGTGGGATCGAAGCGGTCGATGCCATTGCAGGCGGAACAATACCAGCAATGGCTGTCCAGGATAGCGTGAATCCATTACAGATTTACATACAGCTTGGATCATATATTTGGGTTTTATGTATGCTGGTTTTGCTTATTTATAGTCTTGCATCTGTATTCGTCTTAAAAAAACAGCTCAGAAATGCCCAACGGGTAGAGCGGAATATCTACGAAGCTGCGAATTTGAAAACACCTTTTGTACTTGGCATTATACGACCCAACATTTATTTGCCTGTTGGACTCCATGCCACGGAGCGCAGCTACATCGTGCTGCACGAACAGACTCACATTAAACGATTGGATCATATCATTAAGCCAGCAGCCTTCTTACTATTATCCGTGCACTGGTTTAATCCTCTAGTATGGGTAGCATTCATATTAATGAGTAGGGATATGGAGTTTTCCTGTGATGAGCGTGTACTGAAAAAAATGGATTTTGATGTGGCTATAAAAAAATCTTACGCGAAATCCTTATTATCACTTGCTGCGGATAAACCTATTATGAATGGAAATCCGCTTGCTTTTGGCGAGGGAAATGTGAAGGGGAGGATTAAAAACGTATTACATTATAGAAAGCCAAAATTCTGGTTATTTGTTTTCTCAATCATCATTATGCTAACAGTTGGGATTGGATTGATAGCAAATCCTGTAATAAAGGGGAGAGATGCATTAGAACAAATAACTGGCTCAGAGAATATACCATCAGCTGAAGAAGTTTCGTTGGCACGACCAGAGAAATCAGCAGCAGAACTATTAAAAGACCTCGCCAATCAACGATTTTCAATTAATGGGAATCACATTAGTGAGGACGATCAAGAAACGGTAGCCGCATTTGGAAAAGCTTTTGTGAATTTGTATACCGGTGCTGTTGCAGAACAAGAAACAGTATCCTTTAGAAATTACATATCTAATGAGAATCTTCTCAAATACACAAATACAATGTTAGAGCTTGAACAAAGAAAAGAATTAAAGGGAGCAATCCGTGTCCATTTCGGTTTGGAAAATGAATTCCAAGAAGCAGAGTTCAAGAAAATGGATGGAAATCTCTATTACGTAAGTTTGCCTTTCTCGAATCAAGGGTCTGGAATGAACGTTAAGATGCTAGTTCAAGCTGAAGACAAGGCATTAAAAATCATTGATTTCTACTTTGGAAACAAAGATGGTGTAGATACGATTGTAACAGGACACCCCGCTGATAGAAAACTTCATGATCCAAAACGATGGGATGACCAAGTGTGGGTTGATGGTGTTTTTGAAAAGCTTGAAAAAATAGAAATTTGA